In Papilio machaon chromosome W, ilPapMach1.1, whole genome shotgun sequence, a single genomic region encodes these proteins:
- the LOC123722922 gene encoding uncharacterized protein LOC123722922 has translation MKKEYVKVIDEYLDLGHMEKVDDKETTDAVYLPHHAVVRNDKLTTKVRVVFDASCPGTNGASLNQDLLVGPALQPELRHILMNWRQFPICLGADIVKMYRQVKVSETDVDFQRIIWRENPEDELQHFRLLRVTFGTSSAPYLAVKSLQQIAHDEGTDFPLASKRVLKDFYVDDLMTGCQNVGEGIQIYHEMKELLGRGGFELQRWSTNSSELSDHIQEDHRQATGEHLELKTDAVSKILGLTWNRRSDEFEYTVNLPPLETPVTKRRVISDIAKLFDPLGWIAPAIITAKVLIQKLWLSGIEWDQELPSSLLKDWLEYREELKQLAHFRLPRWIYAASDDCVVELHGFADASNVAYAAVVYTRIIDRDGSIHVNLITSKTKVAPVKQVSIPRLELCGAVLLAKLLKEVSTVLGISKQNIHAWTDSSVVLAWLRSHPSRWKTFIANRVSEVLTALDGSQWSHVSTKQNPADCASRGVKPSECANNQIWKQGPTFLKKKNIEYKKEIMDTTVEERKLKCHTATSTTAESSILTKYSSLMRLTRVVAYCRRFLSPKSTGTLKAKELGQALKTCIKMCQRHYFQEEMNNLKKHGKVNKKSRFTSLNPFLDSEDILRVGGRLQMAALENDMKHPILIPHGSHLTSLLIDDAHQKTLHGGPQLMANYLRSKYWIINAKSLIRQHVWKCVVCVRHSAKCRQQMMGQLPEARVTPSRPFLRSGVDYAGPINIRPTKGRGYHSTKGYICLFVCMTTKAVHLEVVSDMTTQGFLAAFKRFVARRGHVAEIWSDNGTTFVSSAKELKILFNAERSAMAREIAEWCATNSTEWQFIPPHSPNFGGLWEAGVKSTKHHLRRIMSNSTLTFEEITTLLAQIEACLNSRPMSQLPTYPDDPFPLTPGHFLVGGPLVVVPDRDYKDFNITSLKRWQLTQRMLQEFWRKWSDEYLAQLQHRYKWKDQVAEPKIGDVVLLREVDLPPAKWLFGVIIEKHAGLDNLTRVVSVRCKGSIIKRPLSKLVVLPVS, from the coding sequence ATGAAGAAAGAATATGTCAAGGTCATCGATGAATACTTGGACCTTGGCCACATGGAGAAGGTCGATGATAAAGAAACGACTGATGCGGTGTATTTACCACATCACGCAGTAGTGCGAAATGACAAGCTTACCACCAAGGTGAGAGTTGTTTTCGATGCGTCGTGTCCGGGAACAAATGGAGCGTCGTTGAATCAGGATCTTTTGGTCGGTCCAGCTCTCCAACCAGAGTTGCGTCACATCCTGATGAATTGGCGTCAGTTTCCAATATGCCTCGGTGCAGACATCGTTAAGATGTACAGACAAGTCAAGGTGTCTGAGACGGATGTTGATTTTCAACGAATCATATGGCGCGAAAATCCAGAAGACGAGTTGCAGCATTTCCGTCTACTCCGTGTGACCTTCGGCACATCATCAGCACCATACTTAGCAGTGAAATCTTTGCAGCAGATTGCACACGATGAGGGAACTGATTTTCCTCTAGCATCGAAACGTGTATTGAAGGACTTCTATGTCGACGATTTAATGACAGGATGCCAGAACGTTGGAGAAGGTATTCAAATCTATCACGAAATGAAGGAGTTACTTGGTCGTGGAGGCTTCGAGCTTCAGCGATGGTCCACCAATAGTTCCGAATTGTCAGATCACATACAGGAAGACCACAGACAAGCAACCGGAGAACACCTGGAACTTAAAACAGACGCCGTTAGCAAAATTTTAGGACTTACCTGGAATAGGAGGTCCGACGAATTCGAATACACCGTGAATCTTCCTCCTTTAGAAACACCTGTAACTAAACGCAGAGTTATTTCGGATATCGCGAAATTGTTTGACCCACTCGGATGGATAGCTCCAGCCATAATAACGGCCAAGGTATTGATACAAAAACTATGGTTGTCGGGCATCGAGTGGGATCAGGAACTACCCTCATCATTGTTGAAGGACTGGCTTGAGTATAGAGAAGAATTGAAGCAACTTGCCCACTTCCGTCTCCCTCGTTGGATTTATGCAGCCAGTGATGACTGCGTGGTGGAGCTGCATGGCTTCGCCGATGCATCCAATGTTGCGTATGCAGCCGTAGTGTATACTCGCATTATCGATAGAGACGGGTCCATTCATGTCAACCTTATCACATCTAAGACTAAAGTGGCACCCGTCAAGCAGGTGTCAATTCCGAGACTCGAGCTTTGCGGAGCAGTATTGCTCGCCAAGCTGTTAAAGGAAGTATCCACAGTTCTCGGAATATCCAAGCAAAACATCCATGCTTGGACTGACTCCTCGGTAGTATTGGCTTGGCTCAGGAGCCACCCTAGTCGTTGGAAAACTTTCATAGCAAATAGAGTGTCGGAAGTGCTTACTGCCTTGGATGGAAGTCAGTGGTCTCACGTATCGACGAAGCAGAATCCTGCCGACTGCGCGTCCAGAGGCGTAAAACCATCGGAATGCGCCAATAATCAGATATGGAAGCAGGGTCCGACATTcctgaaaaagaaaaacatcgaatataaaaaagagatTATGGATACTACAGTCGAAGAGAGAAAGTTAAAATGTCACACCGCTACAAGCACCACAGCAGAGAGTAGCATACTTACCAAGTATTCGTCGTTAATGCGACTTACCAGAGTCGTAGCTTACTGTAGAAGGTTTTTGTCTCCAAAATCAACGGGTACTTTGAAAGCAAAGGAACTGGGACAAGCTTTGAAAACCTGCATTAAAATGTGTCAACGGCATTATTTCCAGGAAGAGATGAATAATCTAAAGAAGCATGGCAAGGTGAACAAAAAAAGTAGATTTACCTCGTTGAATCCGTTTCTTGATTCCGAAGACATCTTGAGAGTCGGTGGTCGTTTGCAGATGGCTGCACTGGAAAATGACATGAAGCATCCCATATTGATTCCTCATGGCTCGCATTTAACAAGTTTATTAATAGACGATGCACATCAGAAAACGTTGCATGGTGGCCCACAATTGATGGCCAACTATCTCAGATCCAAATATTGGATCATCAATGCAAAAAGTCTTATTCGACAGCACGTCTGGAAGTGCGTAGTTTGTGTTCGTCATTCCGCAAAGTGTAGACAGCAAATGATGGGCCAATTACCAGAGGCGAGAGTTACCCCTAGTCGTCCTTTTCTACGTAGTGGAGTGGACTATGCTGGTCCCATTAATATTCGTCCTACCAAGGGTCGTGGATATCACTCCACAAAGGGCTATATATGCTTGTTTGTCTGCATGACTACAAAGGCCGTCCACCTTGAAGTCGTTAGCGACATGACTACTCAAGGCTTTTTAGCAGCATTTAAACGCTTTGTAGCCAGGCGAGGACATGTCGCAGAGATCTGGAGCGACAACGGTACCACTTTCGTTAGTAGCGCGAAGGAGTTGAAGATTTTGTTCAACGCAGAAAGGTCTGCCATGGCACGTGAAATCGCCGAGTGGTGTGCCACAAATAGTACAGAGTGGCAATTCATCCCTCCACATTCTCCGAATTTTGGAGGATTGTGGGAGGCAGGAGTGAAGTCCACCAAACACCATCTCCGTAGAATAATGAGCAACAGTACATTAACGTTTGAAGAAATCACCACATTACTGGCGCAGATCGAAGCCTGTTTAAATTCAAGACCTATGTCACAGCTACCAACATACCCGGACGATCCATTTCCTTTGACCCCTGGTCATTTTTTGGTAGGGGGACCACTAGTGGTTGTCCCTGATAGAGATTATAAGGACTTCAATATCACCTCACTTAAAAGATGGCAACTTACGCAGCGCATGCTGCAAGAATTTTGGCGCAAATGGTCTGACGAATATCTCGCTCAGTTGCAGCATCGCTATAAATGGAAGGACCAGGTCGCGGAACCTAAAATAGGCGATGTTGTACTTCTTCGTGAAGTTGATCTCCCACCGGCCAAGTGGCTTTTTGGCGTCATTATTGAAAAGCATGCTGGTTTGGACAACCTTACGCGGGTTGTCAGTGTGCGATGCAAGGGCAGCATAATAAAGCGACCATTGTCCAAGTTAGTTGTGTTACCTGTCTCTTAg
- the LOC123722924 gene encoding uncharacterized protein LOC123722924 has translation MTQVLLATALIKAQTRQGSTQLLRVLLDQGSQASFITHSAVQLLGLKRTPTRSVISGIGGERGVLASEHTVNVTIHSHLDSDFSLQINAYVLSNITSLLPSVKVVPWKWPELEAISLADPEFHTPNRIDILLGADAYAQVLGEGLVKGPPGGPIAQNTALGWILSDKISSTGDSISCHHAVISYPDQADENALLKQFWEIESVIPGTQKILSEEELRCEEFYSQTTRRDEDGRYVVKLPFRDDDPKCQYENTKALALKRFLHLEQKFQRNPEIAKRYSEVFHEYKELGHVEHVPEDDREVKTAVYLPHHAVIREDKSTTKVRIVFDASMKGANGSSLNTDLMVGPTLQPPLRHILMKWRMHPISLCCDIVKMYRQVKIAPEDADFQRIVWRDSPSSEMEEYKLVTVTFGTASAPYLAVKTLQQIAVDEGARSPEVAEKIKKDYYVDDLMSGCQTVEEGVKIYKDMTEILAKGGFQLQKWVSSCKELEEEISRKGSECGTNNEEERSIDGGIKDISIDKVMKILGITWDRRSDEFKYAVNLPTSQGQITKRKTDSSVVLAWLSSHPSRWTTFVGNRVSTILSNFENNYWAHVQSAENPADLASRGITPQELSESVLWAQGPSWLLNDKIEYKRPRSIATNLEKRSVKTHLVTENTQDITVWTKFSKLKKLLRVIAYCRRVLKWKGIDKQNNKKRYELCLQNEEIEEARKVCIRHVQNQQFKEEIIDLKRIGRVKEKSKLKCLCPFIDKDGILRVSGRIENAQVEMSAKHPIILPRTHHFTNLVIDEAHQKTLHGGPTLMLCHLRSQFWIISAKSLVKAWVRNCVKCKRYAVSNQNQLMGQLPPCRITPARPFKHCGVDFAGPINIRVSKGRGHHSYKGYICVFVCMVTKAIHLEAISDLIAQGFIAGFKRFVARRGLVSDMWSDNGTNFVGAAKELQHLVEAEKSSVAVEIRQWLGNNGTSWHFIPPHAPNFGGLWEAGVKATKGHLKRVYGDSTLTFEEISTVLAQIEACLNSRPLSMLSDDPKDPTPQTPGHFLIGEPLLTVPDRSYEDAKISSLRRWQVTQRMIQQFWKRWSSEYLTHLSQRYKWTKHTPEPKIGDIVLVKENGLPPARWLLGRVVTKYPGDDQITRVVALKCNGSIIKRPTSNLIVLPVAQ, from the exons ATGACTCAAGTTTTGTTGGCTACTGCTCTTATCAAGGCACAGACAAGACAAGGCTCAACACAACTGCTAAGAGTGTTATTGGATCAAGGATCCCAGGCATCATTCATAACACATTCAGCAGTTCAACTTCTTGGTCTTAAAAGAACGCCCACTCGATCGGTGATTTCAGGTATTGGTGGTGAGAGAGGCGTGTTAGCCTCAGAGCATACAGTCAATGTGACTATTCACTCCCATCTAGATTCGGATTTCAGCCTTCAAATCAACGCTTATGTTTTAAGCAACATAACGTCTTTATTGCCATCAGTGAAGGTAGTACCGTGGAAATGGCCTGAGTTAGAAGCCATTTCTTTAGCAGATCCAGAGTTCCACACGCCAAACAGGATAGATATCCTGCTTGGTGCCGACGCCTACGCTCAGGTGTTGGGAGAAGGCCTGGTAAAGGGTCCACCCGGTGGACCAATAGCTCAAAATACAGCACTAGGCTGGATTTTATCAGACAAGATTTCATCAACTGGTGACAGCATCAGTTGCCATCACGCAGTTATTAGTTACCCAGACCAGGCAGACGAAAACGCACTACTGAAACAATTTTGGGAAATTGAATCAGTAATTCCTGGTACACAGAAAATCCTTTCTGAAGAAGAACTGCGTTGTGAAGAGTTTTATTCCCAAACGACTCGTCGAGATGAAGATGGTCGTTACGTTGTGAAGCTTCCATTCCGTGATGATGATCCAAAATGCCAGTATGAAAATACTAAGGCGCTGGCACTCAAGAGGTTTCTGCATCTGGAACAAAAATTCCAAAGAAATCCTGAAATAGCAAAGAGATATTCTGAGGTATTTCATGAATACAAAGAGCTTGGTCATGTAGAGCACGTACCTGAAGATGATCGCGAGGTCAAAACTGCAGTTTACTTACCTCACCACGCTGTAATACGAGAAGACAAATCTACTACCAAGGTCAGAATCGTTTTTGATGCTTCGATGAAGGGTGCAAATGGGTCATCTCTGAATACCGATTTGATGGTAGGTCCCACTCTGCAACCGCCGCTTCGACACATCCTCATGAAGTGGAGGATGCATCCCATTAGTCTTTGCTGCGACATTGTGAAGATGTATCGGCAGGTGAAGATCGCTCCTGAAGATGCAGATTTCCAGAGAATAGTATGGCGTGATAGTCCCTCGTCTGAAATGGAAGAATACAAGTTAGTGACAGTGACGTTTGGTACTGCTTCAGCACCTTACCTTGCTGTGAAAACACTCCAGCAGATTGCAGTTGATGAAGGAGCACGTAGTCCCGAAGTAGctgaaaaaattaagaaggATTATTACGTAGATGACTTAATGAGTGGCTGTCAGACAGTAGAAGAAGGAGTAAAGATATACAAGGATATGACAGAGATACTTGCGAAGGGCGGCTTTCAGTTGCAGAAATGGGTGAGTAGCTGTAAGGAGTTAGAAGAGGAGATTTCTAGGAAAGGAAGTGAATGCGGTACGAACAACGAAGAGGAAAGGAGCATTGATGGAGGCATTAAGGATATAAGTATCgataaagtaatgaaaatacTTGGTATTACCTGGGATCGTAGAAGTGACGAATTCAAGTATGCAGTCAATCTTCCAACCAGTCAAGGACAAATCACCAAACGAAAG ACGGACTCGAGTGTGGTGTTAGCGTGGCTTAGCAGCCATCCCAGCCGGTGGACTACATTTGTTGGAAATAGAGTATCAactattttatctaattttgaaaacaattacTGGGCACATGTACAGTCTGCAGAAAATCCTGCAGACCTAGCGTCTAGAGGAATAACTCCTCAAGAGTTATCTGAAAGTGTGTTGTGGGCTCAAGGTCCATCTTGGTTGCTGAATGACAAGATTGAATATAAAAGGCCAAGGTCGATTGCTACAAATTTGGAGAAAAGATCTGTAAAGACTCATCTTGTCACAGAAAATACTCAAGACATCACAGTATGGACGAAATTTTCGaagttgaaaaaattattgagAGTTATAGCATATTGCAGGAGAGTATTGAAATGGAAAGGTATAGATAAACAGAATAACAAGAAAAGATATGAGTTGTGTCTTCAGAATGAAGAAATAGAAGAAGCAAGAAAGGTTTGTATACGACATGTACAGAATCAACAATTTAAAGAAGAAAtcattgatttaaaaagaattggaAGAGTTAAGGAAAAAAGCAAACTCAAATGTCTGTGTCCATTCATAGACAAGGATGGAATTTTGCGCGTCAGTGGTCGCATAGAAAACGCTCAGGTAGAAATGAGTGCCAAACACCCAATTATTCTGCCTCGTACTCATCATTTTACTAATCTTGTGATTGATGAAGCTCACCAGAAGACCCTACACGGCGGTCCAACTTTAATGTTGTGCCATTTGCGCTCTCAGTTTTGGATTATTTCAGCCAAATCGTTAGTAAAGGCTTGGGTTCGCAATTGCGTAAAATGTAAGAGATATGCTGTATCTAATCAAAATCAACTAATGGGTCAATTGCCGCCTTGTAGAATCACACCAGCGAGACCATTTAAGCACTGTGGAGTCGATTTTGCTGGCCCAATAAACATCAGAGTGTCCAAGGGAAGAGGACATCACTCATACAAGGGATACATTTGTGTCTTTGTATGTATGGTCACCAAGGCAATTCACTTGGAGGCCATCAGCGATTTGATTGCCCAAGGTTTTATTGCTGGTTTCAAGCGTTTTGTGGCTAGGAGAGGTTTGGTGAGTGACATGTGGAGTGACAATGGAACCAATTTTGTTGGGGCTGCCAAGGAACTCCAACACTTGGTTGAAGCAGAGAAGTCTTCCGTGGCAGTCGAGATCAGGCAATGGTTAGGAAACAACGGAACTTCCTGGCATTTTATACCCCCTCATGCACCAAACTTCGGGGGCTTGTGGGAGGCCGGTGTTAAGGCAACAAAGGGCCATTTGAAACGTGTCTATGGAGATTCGACACTAACATTCGAGGAAATTTCAACAGTCCTAGCGCAAATTGAGGCTTGTTTAAACTCTAGACCGTTGTCGATGCTGTCTGACGATCCTAAAGACCCAACGCCACAAACTCCTGGACATTTTTTGATCGGAGAACCTCTCTTGACGGTTCCCGATCGCAGTTATGAAGACGCGAAGATCAGTAGCTTAAGACGATGGCAGGTTACTCAACGAATGATCCAGCAGTTTTGGAAACGTTGGTCGTCTGAATATTTGACACATTTGTCACAAAGGTACAAGTGGACCAAACATACACCTGAACCTAAAATTGGTGACATTGTTTTAGTCAAGGAGAACGGTTTACCTCCTGCTCGATGGTTGTTGGGACGAGTTGTTACCAAATATCCTGGTGATGACCAAATTACACGTGTAGTGGCTCTCAAATGCAATGGTTCTATCATTAAGCGGCCTACATCAAATTTGATAGTGTTACCTGTTGCACAATAA